A section of the Schistosoma haematobium chromosome ZW, whole genome shotgun sequence genome encodes:
- a CDS encoding hypothetical protein (EggNog:ENOG410W1DA~COG:K), with translation MVKQRCLDLLFNKIPSNFIAYIDECHMPRNNNNWLWKCLINENCEKYTCILVTSELYNYKTVENSHQSLKVLHTYNYETSESLVNKLSKLSCSVRKRNDQQTFIFIESLSWFLIDCPIDYEFDYWCQFVIGSLFNLSLTPYVQRVVCNFNPVIDNSSKVYYGASSTIIDTLEAYATSVIYCQSLTEISNSLTNQICQSLKLFHRRSLQGECNKCLENSVSFNKSSFTECGTIELDTKALKILKYSINKNEPDSLPVPSPLPKSTFNLTMTESEKIARSFVVLPHDAVRLSNTVEKSESPGCVIQYQPDCFDDLDDEDPDDDLHI, from the coding sequence ATGGTGAAGCAACGTTGCCTTGATCTACTATTCAATAAAATACCTTCCAATTTTATCGCCTACATTGATGAATGCCATATGCctcgcaataataataattggctCTGGAAATGTTTAATAAATGAGAATTGTGAAAAATATACTTGCATACTTGTTACTTCTGAATTATACAACTACAAAACTGTTGAGAATTCTCATCAGTCACTTAAAGTTCTGCATACTTATAATTATGAAACTTCCGAAAGTCTTGTAAATAAGCTATCAAAGTTATCTTGTTCTGTTAGAAAACGGAACGATCAACAAACATTTATCTTCATAGAGTCATTATCTTGGTTTTTAATTGATTGTCCTATCGATTATGAATTTGATTACTGGTGTCAGTTTGTTATTGGTTCTTTGTTTAATCTTTCTTTAACACCCTATGTACAACGAGTAGTTTGTAACTTTAATCCTGTAATAGATAATTCTAGCAAGGTATATTATGGTGCATCTTCCACAATAATTGATACACTAGAAGCATATGCAACTTCTGTTATTTACTGCCAGTCGTTGACAGAGATTTCAAACAGTTTGACGAATCAGATCTGTCAATCTCTGAAATTATTTCATCGTCGTAGCCTTCAGGGTGAGTGTAACAAATGCTTAGAGAACTCAGTCTCTTTCAACAAGTCTTCATTTACTGAATGTGGTACCATCGAACTTGATACAAAAGCTTTAAAAATTCTCAAGTACtcgataaataaaaatgaaccaGATTCTTTACCAGTGCCTAGTCCTTTACCCAAGAGCACTTTTAATCTAACAATGACTGAAAGTGAAAAAATTGCTCGTAGTTTCGTCGTTTTACCGCATGATGCAGTACGGCTGTCCAACACAGTGGAgaaaagtgaatctcctggttgTGTTATTCAGTATCAGCCTGATTGTTTTGATGATTTGGATGACGAGGATCCAGATGATGATTTACATATTTGA